The following is a genomic window from Pedobacter sp. KBS0701.
TATTAAAAGACCTCCAGAATGGTAATCAATCTGCTTATGAGCTGGTGTTTAAAAAATATTATAAGGCGCTGGCTTTAAAAGCGTATCTGATGCTGGAGAACGAAATGGAGGCGGAAGACCTGGTTCAGAACCTTTTCATCTCCATGTGGGAGAAATCACAATTTCTTTCTGTTAATACTGCGTTGAAGGCCTATCTTTTCAAGGCGGTACATAACCAATGCCTCATGTGCCTCAGAAAAAGAAAAACCGATCAGCAGCGGCTGGATGAATATACCAATACACTTGATTTGATTACAGACGAAGAATTTTTATCAGATGCGGCGCATGAAAAAATGATTCAGTATGCGCTGGAAGAACTACCCACGCAACGTCAGAAAGCTTTTCAACTGGTATATTTAGAAGATAAAAAATATAAAGAAGCCGCAACAGAAATGGGTTTATCTGTCAACTCTGTTAAGACACACCTGAAACTCGCCGTTAAAATGTTGCAGGAAAAATTGATTTCATTCAGATAAACATTCACCTAATTTAAACATTAATGCATCTATCAATTAGCGATGGAATATAAAGAGGAATATATTAAAGGGCTTCTGTTTGAAAAAATGGCGGGAACGATCAGTGATGGCGATGATACAATTGCAGAAAAAGCAATCGCTGATATTCCTGAAATTAAAGCATACTGGCTGAAGCTGAAAACGAAAATGGATGAGCCTGGTGCCGCAACATTTTTATCATCACTGGATGAAAAAGCAGCGTGGCAAAAACTAAGTCCAAAACTGGCAGATCAAAAAACAAAACCACTTTTTTACCGGAATTTAAAATACATTGCTGTTGCAGCCACGCTCTTGATCGGTATGCCGCTGGTATGGCATTTTTATGCAGATAAAGGCAGTAGTCATGGTCCTTCGCCATCAGCTATCCAAACTAATCAGGTATACCTGAAAACCAGTGACGGCAGGACGATTGAACTCAACACTGACCGTAACATTAACCAGAATGGTTTAAACGGACAAGCCAGAGCAAATGAACTGACTTATCATGCAGACCAGGCCACTGACGCAGATCAGGCTACGCTATATGTTCCGGCCACTAAAGACTATAAGATAAGACTGCCGGATGGTACACAAGTGTGGATGAATTCGGCTTCTACTTTGAAATTTCCCTATAACTTTAATCAGCAGATCAGGGAAGTTTATTTAACCGGTGAGGCTTATTTTGAAGTGGCACATGAAAAGAAACGAAAATTTATAGTGCATACAGCATTTGCCGATGTTCAGGTTCATGGTACTTCCTTTAACGTAAATGCTTATGATCAGGTAAGTTTTTCTACTGCACTTGTAGAAGGATCGGTTTCGGCTGTAAAAGACCGGCAGCTCATTGATTTAAAACCAGGCGAACAGGTGAACGCCATCCGGGATCGCCTCACTAAGCAACCTTTTGATGCACAGGAACTGTTGTCCTGGCGCAAGGGACTTTATTATTTCCACAATCGCTCGTTAGGCGATATTGCCCGGGTGCTTAGGCGCTGGTTTGATGTGAAAGTAGTTTTCAGTACACCCGATTTAGCGGAGCAAACCTTCACAGGCGAGGTCAATAAAACCATGCCACTTAAGGTGGTACTTTCCAATCTGGAGCTCAGTTCGGGCATTCGGGCACAGCTCAAAAATGGTATATTAATTTTTAAATAATTTTTTTCTTCAGCCATTCACCCATTTCAGTTAAAGTTGCATCTTAAGGAAAACCACTTATAAACTTTTAACTGTTATGAAAAAAAATCTTACCCGAAAGAGTCGGCTTTGCTTGCCAATTGTTTTTATACTGCTTTTTACAGTGGTGATGGGCGCTCAATCCCAGGCTATAGGTAAAATCAACATGGAAGGCAAAAACATCAGCTTTGCGTCGGTATTTAAGAATATTAATGCGCAAACTGGCCTTACTGTTTTCTATAGCAATAAAATTCTGAATGATTCGGAGAAAATTACCGTCAGCTTTAAGCAGGCCGAACTGGATGAAGTGCTGAATGTCAGCCTGAAAGGTAAGGGACTCAGCTGGACGGTTAAAGAAAATTATATCATTTTGCAAAAGGCCATCGCAAAGCCGGCGGCCGAAGAGCATAAACCTACGGTATTGGCCAGTCCAAAAGCAGAAGATAAAACCGGGCTCATTACTGATGAAAATGGTTCGCCTATCCCCGGTGCAGGTATAAAAATAAAAGGCAACAGCAGCGGAGGAACGGTCAGCGATCAGAATGGACGCTATAAAATTAATGCAAATGCCGGTGATATCCTTATTTTTTCCTATGTGGGTTATACACCACAGGAAATATCGGTAGGAAGCGATAACCAGATTAATGTGAAATTACTTCCCCTGAATCAGAATTTAAATGAGGTGGTGGTGGTAGGTTATGGTGTTCAGAAGAAGGTGAATTTAACGGGAGCTGTTTCACAGATTTCGGGTAAAGATCTTGCCGCACGACCTGCCGGACAAACTTCAGCAGCACTGCAAGGTATGGCACCAGGGGTTACGGTAAGGCAAAGTTCGGGCCGGCCGGGTGGCGATGCCGGTACCATCAGGATTAGGGGAATTGGAACGATCAGCGATCCTAACCCGTTGGTGATGATTGACGGGATTGAGGGCAGTATGAATAATATTGATCCGAACCTGATTGAATCTATCTCCATCTTAAAAGATGCTGCGTCGGCTTCTATTTATGGTTCAAGAGCAGCAAACGGTGTGATCCTCGTTACCACAAAAAGAGCCGCTGCTGATCAGGTCAGCATTTCCTACAACAATTATATTGGCTGGCAGGAGCCAACCAACATGCCCGATCTGGTAGATGCGCTTGACCACATGCTTTTAACCAATGAGGCTTATGTCAATACTGGCCGTACCGCTCTATATTCTGACGCACTTATTCAGAAATACCGGGAGCAGAATGGCGCCAGTTCTGATCTTTACCCGAATACCGACTGGCAGAAAGAAACCTTAACCGGCTCGGGCTTGCAGCAAAGTCATTTTTTAACTATACAGGGCGGCACCCAAAAGGTAAAGCTGCTGGGTTCATTCGGGTTACTTGACCAGAAAGGGATCATCGAAAATTCGGGTTTCAAAAGATATACCATCAGAAGTAATGCGGATATTGCTTTTTCAGATAAGTTGAAGGCCAGGATAGATCTTCAGTACGTCAATGCCATCACCACTGATCCTTCAGCAACTTCTGATGCCATTTTTCAATGGATGAACAGTATTCCGGCCAATCAGATCGGGGTGAACCAAAGTGGCCAGTGGGGGGTGGGATGGAATGGATTCAATCCCATTTCAGCAGGTAAAGAAGGGGGAGCTAACCGTACCAATGCACCTTTTGGCAGCATTAACGCAGCACTGAATTATAAGCCTGTTGAATGGTTAGAAATGGAAGCCGTTTATTCGCCAAAGTATGCCTTATCTTCATCTAAAAATTTCCGGAAAGCCATTCAGTCTTACCTGCCCAATGGGGCCACCAGCTATTTAACGCCTGCACTCAGTTCATTAACGCAATACAACAGTCAGTCTTTTTTTAACAATATGCGTGCAACGGTAACCGCATCCAAAACTTTTGGAGACCATAATCTTAAATTACTGGCCGGTGCATCAAGGGAAGACTATTTTAATCAATGGACCAATGCCTACCGCGATACCTATATTTTACCAGATTATCCTGTATTAAATGCGGGCTCTGCCCAAAACCAGCAGGCTACCGGCAGTGAAGAAGAATGGGCCCTGCAATCGCTTTTCAGCAGGTTTAACTACGTGTATAAAAATAAGTACCTTCTGGAGCTCAATGCCCGTTACGATGGTTCTTCCCGTTTTTCGGCTGGTAATAAATACGGGTTTTTTCCTTCAGCTTCTGCAGGCTGGCGCATATCGGAAGAAAATTTTATGGCCGGTTTAAAAAATGTAATCAGTGAGGCTAAACTTCGTGTATCATGGGGTAAACTGGGTAATCAGAACATCGGTACCTATCCGTCTATCACCACCATTTTGCTGGAGTCTTATACGCTTGGAAAGCAGATTGTGAATACGGCTGCTTTGAATACCCTGGCCAACAAGCTGATTTCGTGGGAAAGTACCGAGGAAAAAAATATTGGTTTAGATCTTACTCTCTTTAAGAACCTGAACATCACGGCAGATTATTACAGGAGAAGAACGAGCGACATTTTGTTACCGCTTGATATCCCCTTAATTGTAGGTTTTGAAAAACCTTATCAAAATGCCGGTGTAGTGGATAATATCGGCTGGGAGCTGGGGCTTACTTACCGGGGAAAGCTGAATGAATTTAATTACAATGTAAGTTTCAATATTTCCGACGTGAAAAATACGGTAATTGATATGCGTGGAATTAATCAGACAGGTTTAACCGTCAACCGTGAAGGTTATCCCATTGCATCGCTTTTTGGCTACCAGGCAGATGGATTGTTCGCTTCAGATGCCGAGGTGGCTACCCATGCCAAGCAGTTTGGATCAGTTAAGGCAGGTGATATCCGATATGTTGATCAAAACGGAGACAATATCATTAACGAATCAGATAAGATTGTGATGGGCAGCACCATTCCACGCTATACCTTTGCCACCAATCTAAGCGGTTCATACAAAGGCTTTGATTTTTCAGTGCTGGTTCAGGGTGTTGGCAAGGCCAATGGTTACCTGGCTGGTCCTGGTATTTTACCTTTTAATGTGGGTGGAGCTATCGGTGGCACCATCCGCGAAGACAATAAGGATCGCTGGACACCTGGCAATCCAAATGCCGCTTACCCCAGGCTGGCCTTTGGCGAAACCAATAATGAGCAGGTGTCTACCTATTTCCTGAAAGACGCATCCTATGTGAGGATAAAAAATGTTCAGGTAGGTTATACATTTCCGGTAAACATCGCACAGAAGGTTGCTTTGAAAAGGCTCAGGATTTTTGCAAATGGTTCAAACCTGGGCTCATTCGATCGCTTTTGGCAGGGATATGACGTAGAAGCGCCCGTGGGAGCCGGAAATATCTATCCACAGGTAAAGGTTTACAGTTTTGGTTTGGAAGCATCTTTTTAATTTAATACAAATGAAAAATAAAATATACTGTTCGATAATTGTTTTTTTATTAGTGGGATTATCCTCCTGCCAGAAAGATTATCTGGATAAAGTGCCTTTAAGCGGTCCTTCTGATGAAACCTATTTCAGCAACCAGGATGAGCTGGTACTGGCGGTGAATGGTTTATACCGTTATGCCAATTACGCTCCGCTGGATAACATGCCCTTGAACCTGCTCCTGGATAATGGAACGGATATAGGCTGGGACCGTAATAACGGCCCATTACAAAGCCTGGGCAAAGGAAACCAGGACAGCAATAATGGCCTCGCGATCAGCGTATGGACAGAAGCCTATCGGGTAATTGCAAAATGTAATTTTATCCTGGATAATATCGGTAAGGTTAAAGATAAATCTACGGCGGCCATCTATAACCGCTCCAGGGCTGAGGCGCGTTTTGTAAGGGCTTATACCTACCAATACCTGACCGATTATTTCGGCGGTGTCCCGCTGGTCACCAACGTGCTTACGCTCGAAACTGCCCAGGTAGCCAAAACAGAAAAGGCAGCTATTGTTGAATTTATATTAAAAGAGCTTACAGAAGCCGCTGTAGATTTGCCACTAAACTATTCAGGTGTTGATGTAGGGCGGGCTACAAGGGGTACTGCCCTGGCTTTTAAAGCCAGAACGGCATTAAATAATGCGAAATGGGCAGAGGCTGCAGAAGCTGCAAAGGCTGTAATGGATTTGAAAATATATAGCCTGCACAATAACTACGGCACACTGTTTTCCTATGCCGGTCAAAGCTCTCCTGAAATTATCTGGGCTTTCCAGTACCTCAAGGCATCCAGGATCAAAACACATTCAACACCAAATGCCCTGCTTTCCAGAAACGGACTGGGCTTTACCAACAAAGTACCGTCTCAGTCGCTGGTGGATGCTTTTCCCTGCACCGATGGACTTAACATTGACCAGTCACCACTTTTTGATCCGAAATCTCCGTATAAAAACAGAGACCCAAGGCTTACCTTTACCATCGCAGTGCCAGGCTCTATTTTTTATAATTACCAGTTTGAAACCCATCGCGACAGTGTAAAATGCTGGAATTACAATACCACTCCGGCCACACGCGTTGATAACCAGGATGCACTGAATGCCTTTGCCACTTTTACCGGCTATTGCTGGAAAAAATATGTCGATCTGGATGATAAGGCCGACCGCAGTAATTCTGAGATCAATGTGATTCAGATCCGGTATGCCGAAATACTGTTAATTTATGCCGAAGCGAAAAATGAACTTGGCCAACTCGATCAGTCGGTATATGATGCCATTAACCAGGTAAGAGCCAGACCCAGCGTCAACATGCCCCTTATACCGGCCGGACAAAGCACCGCATCATTCAGAAGCCTGGTGCGTAAGGAACGTTTGTATGAACTTGCTATGGAAGGGCTCAGGTTGTCTGATTTAAGAAGATGGCGCATCGCAGATAAAGCCATGACAGGCAATTTTTATGGCAGAGTACAAAGAGGCCTGCTGGCCGGTCCGCCACAGATCGATGAAAACGGCCTCGCCAACTATAACAATGTGGCCAACCGGGCAGATCTGAGAATTATAGAAACAAGAGTTTTTGATACAGGCAGAGATTACCTTTGGCCGATTCCAAACATTGAAACCGTGACCAATCCGAAACTGACTCAAAACCCTAAATATTAAAGATGAGTAATAAAATCAAATTGACCATTTTAGGTCTTCTGATCACTTTGAACAGCCTAAAGGCGCAGCAGAAATTATATAAAAGTTATGACGTTTGTGTTTACGGCGCTACCTCCGCAGGGGTAATGGCCGCCTATACCGCTGCGCAGTATGGTAAATCAGTCTTGCTGATTGAGCCTGGAAAACATGTGGGTGGAATGAGTTCCGGCGGACTGGGTTTAACCGATATCGGGAATAAATATGCCATTAGTGGCCTGGCGCTTGATTTTTACAGGCAGATCGGTCAGCATTATGGTAAATTCGAGCAATGGATCTTTGAACCCCATGTGGCTGAAAATATCTTTAATACTTACCTTAAAAAGGCAAAGGTGCCGGTGTTGTACCAGAACCGGGTTACGGCAGTGAAAAAACAGGGCAACGTGATTACCGAAATCCTGCTGGAATCAGCTGATCAGCATTCGGTTGGCAGCGTAAAAGCCAAAGTGTTTATTGATTGCTCCTATGAAGGCGATTTAATGGCCAGGGCCGGCGTTTCTTACATGGTAGGAAGGGAAGCCAATACCACATACGGTGAAACTTTTAACGGGGTTCAGCTCACCAATGGTCACCAGCTTCCGGATGGGATTGATCCTTACAAAGTTAAAGGCGATGCGAAAAGCGGTTTGCTCTGGGGTATCACCAATGGTCAATTGGCCGCAAAGGGGAGTGGCGACAACAAGGTACAAGCCTACAATTTCAGGATTTGTCTCAGTAACGACCCTAAAAACCGGATTCCGATTACCAAACCTGCCCATTACCAGCCAGAGCATTACGAACTGCTGATCCGCCAGATGGAAAAAAGAACCTGGAAATCTTTGCAGGATGTTTTCATCTGGAGCAGGATGCCCAACCAGAAAACGGATATCAATAACCGCAACGGATTTTCAACGGATATGATCGGGATGAACTGGGATTATCCGGATGCAGATTACCGGAAGCGACAGGAAATATGGTCGGCCCACACGGATTATACCAAGGGTTTACTTTACTTTGTGGGCCATGACCCACGCATTCCGGAATATATCCGGGCAGAAATGAACGAGTGGGGATACCCGAAAGATGAGTACAGGGATAATGAAAACTGGACACACCAGCTTTATGTGCGCGAAGCCAGAAGAATGAAAGGTGCGCTGGTAATGACCCAGCACCATTGTGAAGGCCGGGAACTTGTTCCTGATGGAATAGGCATGGCGGCTTATACTATGGATTCTCATAACTGTGAGCGGCTGGTGGTGAATGGGATGGTTAAAAATGAAGGTAATGTAGAAGAAGGTGGTTTTGGCCCTTACCCGATTGCCTACCGGGCCATTACGCCTCAAGAAAAAGAGGCAGCCAACCTTTTAGTTCCCGTATGTCTTTCAGCTACACATATTGCCTATGGTTCCATTCGTATGGAGCCGGTATTTATGGTGTTAGGGCAGTCAGCTGCACTTGCTGCGGTAAAGGCAATAGACGGAAAATCAGCGGTTCAGCAGATTGATGTGGCCAGTCTTCAGCGCCAGCTCAAACAAGATCCACTGGCAGATGGCAGTGCGGCAGATATATTGATTGATAACAGTGATTCATCCAGGGTGAAGATGGCTGGACAGTGGTCAGTACAAAAAAGGGGTGGTTATGGACCAGATTATTTCCTGTCTGACGGAAATATGGATACCAGCAGTTTCATCCGCTATTACATTGACCAGCACATTAAAGGCCGTTATGAAATCTATACCTACTATGCCAAACTTCCGGAAAGAAATGCCGTGACTGCTGTAAAAATATTTGATGGGAAAGGGCTCCGGGAAGTTGCTATAAACGATGAGGAAGTCAAAGTAGTTGGGCAGACCTCCGGAGAATGGGTGAAACTGGGCGACTTTACTTTTTCAGGAAACGGAAAACCATACGTTGAAATAAGCGGAAAGGGGAAAAAAGTAGCGGCAGATGCAGTGCTGCTGGTTTCTTCCCGTAAATAAAAGGTAATAACCTGTTATGCCTAAAAGCAGGAAGCTGATTTAAAATAGCAGGAGTCACTTTCAGACAGTTCCTGTTGTTTACAATCCCGTGCATGACCTCCGGATATACGGCCAGAAATCAAAACTGGTTAAAGCATAATTATATCAAAAATTATCATTCATTTTAATGGAAAGTTATAATTTAGCGTCCATCTAACATCCTGAAAAATATTCATCTAAATTCGCAACATGAAAGCCGCTACAATTTGTTTTTTAATTTTATTTCCACTTTTTGGTTTTTCCCAGTCTGTCAGTAAAGACGAAATCCCATTCCAACTGTTACCCTCAGGGCATCTCCTGGTAAAAGCTAAAATAGATGATGTACAGGGTAGTTTTATTTTTGATACTGGCGCTGGTGTAACGGCATTTACCAGGAAATTTTTTGATCAACTTAAACATGCTAAAAAAGAGGATGGAGGCTATACCGCTTTCAGGGCAACTGGTGAGCGGTTGGATATAGATCTTTATCATGTTCCCAATTTTGAAATGGGCCCTTTTAAAAAAGCTGAAGAAGAAATAACTTTTATAGATGCAGATTTCGGCGGCATTGATGGCATTATATCCCTAAAACTGTTAGAAAACAGACCTTTTACGATTGATTTTGAGAAAAAGGTATTAAGACTCGAATCACCTGCGTCGCTGGCCGTAATAAAAAAGACAGCTAAAAAGTTAAGCATTCAATTGGAACAATCGCGGGAAAAATCGCTTACTATTTTTTCTTATTTTAAAATAAACAATAAGCTCACTTTACAACTCTCACTTGATGCTGGTGCCGGAAAAGACGTTTACAGGCTTAATACTAAATACCTTAAGGCTTTAGATATAGATGTATCGGATACTACCCAGGTTAAAAAAATCCAAAAGAAGAGCGAAATCAATGAAACGTTTGTTTCTACTATTTACCGCACAAAATTAAAAAGTATAACGGCCAAAGATCAGCCGACTGTGTTTGTGAAGGATAACCCTGTACAGTTTGTAGATGGCCTGATTTATGATGGCATTATCTGGATCAATTGGCTGGGAAAAAGAATAACTTTTGATCTTGAGGATAAAGCCTTACTGGTAGAGCGTTAACACCTTATTGACAGAAGTACATTAATTCACAGCTATGGCCGAGAAATTAAATTATACCATTGAGGTTTGTCAAAAGGAAAACGTAAAGAATATTATCGACGGTATAAACGAATACAATTTTAAGAGTGTACCTGCACTTGCTGAGGTCTGGACGCCACTTGAGTTTGTGGCCAAAGATAAAGCAGGTATTGATATTGGCGGGATACTAGGAGGAATTGGCTGTTGGAATGGCTTAGAGATCATCTTCTTTGGGTTAAAGAGGAATATAAGCGAAAAGGACTTGGTTCACAGCTGCTAAAATATATAGAAAAGATTGCCTTAGAAAGTGGGGCAACAATTTCCATGCTGGATACTTTCGACTTTCAGGCGGAAGGATTCTATGTAAAAAACGGATATAAAGTGATAGGAGAAATAGCTGATTTTCCTAAAGGTCATAAGCGCATATATTTTGCGAAAAGATTCGATTACTAAACAGTTAAAAAGCCTTTACAATTTCATTTAATGCCGATCATGTAAACCCATTTTCCAGATTTATAAAAAAACAGGAAATGAAAAAAGCGCCAAAAATACTTTTAACCATTAGTTAAAAAAACCGTGTTCATATGCGTGTACGTGGCTAATCATTAAGATGAGTTGATTATTTGGAGCGCAGTTACTGCGCTGGTCGGTACCGGTAGTCCCGCTTTCCTTCCTGCCCCGATGAAAAATCTGTGGCATCCATTCAATCGGGGCTAAGAACAAGGGTTTCTGCCATGAAAAACCAGGCGCTGTTACATAAACCTGATAGCGCAGGTTAGCCCGGAGCCCGGTTTAAGCACTGTTTTATGTTGCCTTTTATTGAGTGCTTGCTTGTTTCTCAGGTTTCATCGGGGGAGGACTAACAGCAATAGCAGGACTGCCGCCCGCAAAGAAACACTAACGTTCGTTTTCAAAAAAATAATACACCCTTTTTACAAATACCCTATAGATATTTTTTCCCGGCCGTTGCAATAATCCTGATTTAACTTTAGCTTGCAGGCATTAAAAATCAACCTATTATTACATGGCCATTAATCTTCAAAAAGGACAACGCGAAAATTTAAAAGCTCCAAAATTTACCATCGGGCTGGGCTGGGACACTAACAATGCCGCCAGTGGTTACGATTTCGATTTAGATGCCTCGGTATTTATGCTGGGTGAAAACAGGAAATTGATTGCCGATGAATATTTTGTGTTTTATAACAATTTAACCTCTCCGGATGGCGCCCTTACCCATACCGGCGATAATTTGACAGGAGAGGGAGATGGTGACGATGAAGCAATCCATGTTGACCTTACGGTTGTAAATCCTGCAATCAGCGAATTGTGCATTGTGGTAACCATCCATGAGGCTTTGGCCCGCAGGCAAAACTTCGGCCAGGTTAAAAACTCTTTCGTACGCATTGTAGATACCAATGGTGTAGAAATTATGAAATATGAACTTGAAGAAGATTTCTCTATCGAAACCGCCGTCGAATTTGGCCGTATTTACCGCCGTAATGGAGAATGGCGTTTTGAAGCCGTAGGTGTAGGGATGAAAGGCGGACTTCAGGATTATGTAAATAAATACCAGTAATTGTTTTTTTAAAGTTAGCAGAAAAATAATTTTAAGGGTTTCGATAATGGCAACATCTGGTTTTAACTCCATGTTAATCCCATGCATCTGTTTTCAATTACTAAAAATGAGTTGATCATTCGGAGCGCAGTTGCTGTGCGTATCGGTACCGACAGTCCCGCTTTACTTCCTGCCCCGATGAAAAATCAGGGGCATCCATCCAATCTGGGCTAGGAACATGGGTTTGTCGCATGGAAAGAAATCAACGTTTCCAAAAAAAATCCGTGTGTACCGGTAGTTTATCATTAATATATTATGATTATTTAGAGAGCGAGGATATTGCTGATCAATAAAGAAAATATAAGCCCTGACAAACAGTTGTCATAAGTACCCGATACCTTCGTTGCACAATTAAAATAATAGCAATGAATTTAATATCCACCCGCATCATTACCGCCCAGGTAGAAACACTCATCAATTTTTATGAACAGGTAACAGGCTTAACTGCCATCAGGTACACGCCTGATTTTGCCGAGTTAAAAACCCAAAGCGCAACATTGGCCATTGGTAGCACACGCACTTTACAGTTTTTTGGCGGCGACAATGTTGCCCAACCTGCACAGAACCATAGTGTGATTATCGAATTCAGGGTTAATGATGTACAGCAGTGTTTCGAACAATTAGCGGAATCCTTAAAAAGCGCAATCGTACAAGAACCAACCATTATGCCCTGGGGCAATCAGTCTTTGTTATTAAGAGATCCTGATGGCAACCTGGTGAACCTGTTTACTCCGGTAACGCCCGAAGCTGTAGAAAAGTTTAAGGGTAATTAAACCCCTGTGATAAGGCGATTATTTAAAGGCTGACTGATATCTTTCAGGATCGAAATTAAAAAAGGGGTTGTCCGATCTTTTCCGAACAACCCCTTGTTTTTTTCCTATAAATAATTTCTGACCTGAATAATATTATTTTTAAAACGGATAAGAATAAAGTGTAGCGCTGATTTTAGCATCTTTTGCAATATTATAATTTCCATAGCCATAACCCAGATTCCGGTTTGTCAGGTTATATACAATAAAATCGAAAGAAATATTCGATGGCAATTTTATCGATACCAATCCGCTTGCATCAGTTACTCCTTTAAGGGCAGATGAATTGATCACATCTGCAATATTACCCGAATTAAGTTTAATATCATTGACCGGGTAAGCCACCACGCCCACATTTTTTAATGGAGATCTGTAATCGCTGCTGGATATCAATGTGAGGTTTAAAATACCTGAGAATTCAGAAACTTTAACGGTCTTTTTTTTCTCCGTATCTGCAACAACCTGAACAAATTCATCAGTACGGTATCTCACGTTATTGATAATGGCAGTATCGCAAATTACCAGGTAGTTTTTAGGCAATAGCTCAGGGAAATAAGCCACGCCGTCCTGATCTGTCCTTATTGTGGCTACCAGGGCATTAGCATTTGGG
Proteins encoded in this region:
- a CDS encoding retropepsin-like aspartic protease is translated as MKAATICFLILFPLFGFSQSVSKDEIPFQLLPSGHLLVKAKIDDVQGSFIFDTGAGVTAFTRKFFDQLKHAKKEDGGYTAFRATGERLDIDLYHVPNFEMGPFKKAEEEITFIDADFGGIDGIISLKLLENRPFTIDFEKKVLRLESPASLAVIKKTAKKLSIQLEQSREKSLTIFSYFKINNKLTLQLSLDAGAGKDVYRLNTKYLKALDIDVSDTTQVKKIQKKSEINETFVSTIYRTKLKSITAKDQPTVFVKDNPVQFVDGLIYDGIIWINWLGKRITFDLEDKALLVER
- a CDS encoding GNAT family N-acetyltransferase: MEWLRDHLLWVKEEYKRKGLGSQLLKYIEKIALESGATISMLDTFDFQAEGFYVKNGYKVIGEIADFPKGHKRIYFAKRFDY
- a CDS encoding TerD family protein; amino-acid sequence: MAINLQKGQRENLKAPKFTIGLGWDTNNAASGYDFDLDASVFMLGENRKLIADEYFVFYNNLTSPDGALTHTGDNLTGEGDGDDEAIHVDLTVVNPAISELCIVVTIHEALARRQNFGQVKNSFVRIVDTNGVEIMKYELEEDFSIETAVEFGRIYRRNGEWRFEAVGVGMKGGLQDYVNKYQ
- a CDS encoding VOC family protein; this translates as MNLISTRIITAQVETLINFYEQVTGLTAIRYTPDFAELKTQSATLAIGSTRTLQFFGGDNVAQPAQNHSVIIEFRVNDVQQCFEQLAESLKSAIVQEPTIMPWGNQSLLLRDPDGNLVNLFTPVTPEAVEKFKGN